In one Methanothrix sp. genomic region, the following are encoded:
- a CDS encoding 30S ribosomal protein S3ae, with translation MARRAQRKAERAKVKQWYKVLAPEMFGRTPVGETLANDPNKLLGRVIETTLGDLTNNFSKQNTKLRFKIDAVAGDTAYTRFIGHEMTTDYIRSLVKRRTSRIDAVVDVMTSDGYLVRVKPSCFTVKRARANQVKAIREISRQVILSKAGNIDLNGLIQEVVLGKLSLDIYKDAKAVYPLRRVEIRKTEILAGPGEVPQPSAVPEPTVTAES, from the coding sequence TTGGCTAGAAGGGCACAGAGGAAAGCAGAAAGGGCAAAGGTCAAGCAGTGGTACAAGGTCCTCGCACCCGAGATGTTCGGGCGCACGCCTGTTGGCGAGACGCTCGCAAACGATCCGAACAAGCTTCTAGGGCGTGTGATCGAGACCACGCTGGGCGACCTTACAAACAACTTCTCGAAGCAGAACACAAAGCTCAGGTTCAAGATCGACGCGGTGGCCGGCGATACAGCCTACACCAGGTTCATAGGCCACGAGATGACCACAGACTACATCAGATCCCTTGTCAAGCGCAGGACATCACGTATCGATGCCGTTGTCGATGTGATGACAAGTGATGGGTATCTGGTCAGGGTCAAGCCGAGCTGCTTCACAGTCAAGAGGGCCAGGGCGAATCAGGTCAAGGCGATAAGGGAGATCTCGCGGCAGGTCATCCTCTCCAAGGCCGGGAACATAGACCTCAACGGGCTCATCCAGGAGGTAGTTCTGGGCAAGCTCTCTCTCGATATATACAAGGACGCGAAGGCTGTGTATCCCCTCAGGAGAGTCGAGATAAGAAAGACGGAGATACTCGCAGGGCCGGGAGAGGTCCCGCAGCCATCTGCTGTTCCTGAGCCGACAGTCACTGCAGAATCCTGA
- a CDS encoding agmatine deiminase family protein, producing MVRVGLVQISVTEDLNLNLARALDLVEGAADRGAEIVCLPELYRTPYFPREDRAQVQHYAETIPGESTAAFSKLAARKNIAVIVPLFERYGSVYYNSAAVIDADGSIAGVYRKSHIPCDPMFYEKRYFSEGDGFRVFRTKHACFAVLICYDQWFPEAARAVVLDGADIIFYPTAIGRIRGVEESEGDWQAAWETVQRGHAIANGVHVAAVNRVGVEGEIAFWGGSFVCDSFGSFIAHAGADEEVLIADLDLSKNVMVREGWGFLRNRRPDAYRSLVKDPERLSATPRGDGYHMPAEWERHDGVWLAWPHDTDTFNDIDSVERAYVSMIKALHVGETVNLLVRDEEMRERVEHLLQRDVRMSSLRIHTMDYADVWFRDYGPTFVVNRNEKRLGMVAWNFNAWGGKYCELMGDVKIPCYIARDLGVRCFRPGIVLEGGSIDVNGSGTLMTTEQCLLNPNRNPHLSRWEIEFYLREYLGVRKIIWLRRGIAGDDTDGHVDDVARFVSPRRVVVAFEDDRDDENYKPLRENCEILKNETDQDGNPLEVIRLPMPGYVGDDHRLPASYANFYIGNSAVLVPVFGHRNDARALSIIGALFPDRKIVGIDALAMVYGLGTVHCVTQQQPAAY from the coding sequence ATGGTCAGGGTGGGACTTGTTCAGATCAGTGTCACCGAGGACCTGAACCTAAATCTAGCGAGAGCTCTCGATCTGGTGGAAGGTGCTGCGGACAGGGGCGCGGAGATCGTCTGCCTTCCGGAGCTCTACCGGACTCCATACTTTCCCAGAGAGGATAGAGCTCAGGTCCAGCACTACGCCGAGACGATCCCCGGCGAATCGACCGCAGCCTTCTCAAAGCTCGCGGCGAGGAAGAACATAGCTGTGATAGTCCCGCTCTTCGAGCGGTATGGCAGTGTCTACTACAATTCCGCAGCTGTAATCGATGCCGACGGCTCGATCGCAGGTGTGTACAGGAAGTCCCACATCCCGTGCGATCCCATGTTCTATGAAAAGAGATACTTCTCAGAGGGAGATGGCTTCAGGGTATTCAGGACGAAACACGCATGTTTTGCAGTGCTGATATGCTACGACCAGTGGTTCCCGGAGGCAGCGCGCGCTGTGGTGCTTGACGGTGCGGACATAATATTCTACCCGACCGCCATCGGCAGAATAAGAGGTGTTGAGGAGTCAGAGGGCGACTGGCAGGCCGCCTGGGAGACAGTCCAGCGCGGGCATGCGATTGCGAACGGCGTGCATGTGGCCGCAGTGAACCGGGTGGGCGTGGAGGGCGAGATAGCGTTCTGGGGAGGATCGTTCGTATGCGACTCGTTCGGGAGCTTCATCGCACATGCGGGCGCTGATGAAGAGGTTCTTATCGCAGATCTCGACCTCTCGAAGAACGTGATGGTGAGGGAGGGATGGGGATTCCTCAGGAACAGGCGGCCCGATGCGTACCGCTCTCTGGTGAAGGATCCTGAGAGGCTCTCTGCAACACCTAGGGGCGATGGATACCACATGCCTGCGGAGTGGGAGAGGCATGATGGTGTCTGGCTCGCCTGGCCGCATGACACTGATACTTTTAACGATATCGATTCTGTGGAGCGCGCGTACGTCTCGATGATAAAAGCGCTCCATGTGGGAGAGACCGTGAACCTGCTGGTGAGAGACGAGGAGATGCGCGAACGTGTGGAGCATCTCCTCCAGCGGGATGTCAGGATGAGCAGCCTGAGAATCCATACCATGGATTACGCGGACGTCTGGTTCAGGGACTACGGCCCGACATTCGTCGTGAACCGAAACGAAAAGCGCCTTGGAATGGTCGCCTGGAACTTCAACGCATGGGGCGGGAAGTACTGCGAGCTCATGGGTGATGTGAAGATACCGTGCTACATTGCGCGCGATCTCGGTGTGAGGTGCTTCCGCCCGGGGATCGTGCTTGAAGGAGGATCTATAGACGTCAACGGCTCAGGAACGCTCATGACCACAGAGCAGTGCCTGCTGAACCCTAACAGGAACCCTCACCTGAGCAGGTGGGAGATAGAGTTCTACCTCCGGGAGTATCTGGGGGTCAGGAAGATAATCTGGCTAAGGAGGGGAATAGCAGGCGATGACACCGATGGGCATGTCGATGATGTGGCGAGATTCGTCTCCCCCAGGAGAGTGGTTGTCGCGTTCGAGGATGATAGGGATGACGAGAACTACAAACCGCTCAGAGAGAACTGCGAGATCCTCAAAAACGAGACAGACCAGGATGGAAACCCGCTCGAGGTGATTCGACTGCCGATGCCAGGTTATGTCGGTGACGATCATAGACTGCCCGCAAGCTACGCAAACTTCTACATCGGGAACAGCGCGGTGCTTGTGCCGGTATTCGGCCACAGGAACGATGCTAGGGCACTGAGCATCATCGGTGCACTCTTTCCAGACAGGAAGATCGTTGGGATCGACGCCCTAGCGATGGTCTACGGCCTCGGCACGGTCCACTGCGTGACGCAGCAGCAGCCTGCAGCATATTGA
- a CDS encoding CDC48 family AAA ATPase, which translates to MWEVKELQLKVAKAYPNDSARGIARLDPSALLTLRLSPGDIIEIEGKKITAAKVWRADRQDWIQDYIRIDGFIRQNAGVGISDRVKVRKARYSDATRIVLAPPAGSHMQFGPDAVDMIKRQTLKRPVVAGDILPVMSTSGQTFLGRMEAIPLVVTATDPGGIVVITDRTEILLMDKPARGVGSIKATGVTYESVGGLRAEVQRVREMIELPMKHPEVFRKLGIDPPKGVLLYGPPGTGKTLIAKAVANESGASFFSIAGPEIMSKYYGESEQRLREIFEEANNNTPSIIFIDELDSIAPKRSEVTGEVERRVVAQLLAMMDGLKERGQLVVIGATNRIDAIDPALRRPGRFDREIEIGVPDRDDRVEILQIHVRNMPLADDVNLEELANRTHGFVGADIAALCKEAAMKALRRYLPDLGTEDDIPPEIVESMKVTRDDFEMALKEIEPSAMREVLVELPKVTWENVGGLGQIKQELIEAIEWPLKRPERFEQMGIKPPKGILLYGPPGTGKTLIAQAVANETNANFISVRGPQLLSKWVGESERAIREIFRKAKQVSPAIIFFDELDAIAPMRGMDEGARVTERVVNQLLAEMDGLEDLKNVIVIGATNRPDMIDPALLRSGRFDRLIMIGPPDREGRLEILRIHTARIPNAEDVSLEELADLTDGYVGADLGALCREAVLLALRENENAEIVEMRHYLEALKRVRPSVEESMISYYERISERFRGGGRVESSSLMGYR; encoded by the coding sequence GTGTGGGAAGTCAAAGAACTTCAGCTCAAGGTGGCGAAGGCCTATCCGAACGACTCTGCCAGGGGCATAGCCAGGCTTGATCCGAGCGCGCTCCTCACACTGCGCCTCTCCCCGGGAGATATCATAGAGATCGAGGGGAAGAAGATCACAGCAGCGAAGGTCTGGCGCGCGGACAGGCAGGACTGGATCCAGGATTACATAAGAATTGATGGCTTCATCAGGCAGAACGCTGGCGTTGGGATAAGCGATCGCGTGAAGGTGAGAAAGGCCAGGTACAGCGACGCGACCCGGATAGTCCTGGCGCCGCCAGCCGGCTCGCACATGCAGTTCGGCCCGGACGCTGTGGATATGATAAAGAGACAGACACTGAAGCGTCCTGTTGTCGCTGGTGATATTCTTCCGGTTATGAGCACGTCCGGCCAGACATTCCTGGGCAGGATGGAGGCGATCCCTCTCGTCGTAACGGCCACCGATCCCGGCGGGATCGTGGTGATAACAGACAGAACTGAGATACTCCTCATGGACAAGCCAGCGCGCGGCGTCGGATCGATAAAGGCGACCGGAGTCACATACGAGAGCGTTGGGGGGCTGCGCGCCGAGGTCCAGCGGGTGAGGGAGATGATCGAGCTTCCCATGAAGCACCCTGAGGTCTTCAGAAAGCTCGGGATCGATCCGCCGAAGGGCGTGCTTCTATACGGACCGCCGGGCACCGGCAAGACTCTTATTGCAAAAGCAGTCGCCAATGAGAGCGGGGCCAGCTTCTTCAGCATCGCAGGGCCTGAGATAATGTCCAAGTACTACGGTGAGAGCGAGCAGAGGCTCCGCGAGATATTCGAGGAGGCGAACAACAACACGCCCTCCATAATATTCATAGACGAGCTGGATTCGATCGCTCCCAAGCGAAGCGAGGTCACCGGCGAGGTCGAGAGAAGGGTTGTGGCGCAGCTCCTTGCGATGATGGACGGTCTGAAGGAGCGCGGCCAGCTCGTGGTCATAGGCGCCACGAACAGGATAGACGCGATAGATCCAGCTCTGCGCAGGCCCGGCAGATTCGACAGGGAGATCGAGATAGGCGTTCCTGACAGGGATGATCGCGTGGAGATCCTCCAGATCCACGTGAGGAACATGCCGCTTGCAGATGATGTGAACCTGGAGGAGCTGGCGAACAGGACTCACGGGTTCGTGGGAGCCGACATCGCAGCTCTCTGCAAGGAGGCCGCGATGAAGGCTCTGCGCAGGTACCTCCCGGATCTCGGGACAGAGGATGACATACCTCCTGAGATCGTGGAGAGCATGAAGGTGACCAGAGATGACTTTGAGATGGCGCTCAAGGAGATCGAGCCGAGCGCGATGAGGGAGGTCCTGGTGGAGCTCCCGAAGGTCACCTGGGAGAACGTCGGCGGACTGGGCCAGATCAAGCAGGAGCTGATAGAGGCGATAGAGTGGCCCCTGAAGAGGCCGGAGAGGTTCGAGCAGATGGGGATAAAGCCCCCGAAGGGCATACTGCTCTACGGCCCCCCGGGCACAGGCAAGACCCTCATAGCGCAGGCTGTTGCAAATGAGACGAACGCGAACTTCATCTCAGTCAGAGGCCCGCAGCTCCTCTCGAAGTGGGTCGGGGAGTCGGAGAGGGCGATAAGGGAGATATTCAGAAAGGCGAAGCAGGTCTCGCCCGCGATAATATTCTTCGATGAGCTCGATGCGATCGCGCCCATGAGGGGCATGGATGAGGGTGCGCGGGTCACCGAGCGTGTCGTCAACCAGCTGCTGGCAGAGATGGATGGACTGGAGGATCTGAAGAACGTGATCGTGATCGGAGCGACAAACCGGCCTGATATGATAGACCCTGCGCTTCTCCGCTCCGGCAGGTTCGACAGGCTGATAATGATCGGCCCGCCTGATCGCGAAGGCAGGCTGGAGATTCTCAGGATTCACACTGCCAGGATTCCGAATGCAGAGGACGTCAGCCTTGAGGAGCTCGCGGATCTCACAGACGGATATGTCGGCGCAGATCTGGGCGCTCTCTGCAGGGAGGCCGTGCTGCTAGCGCTCAGGGAGAACGAGAATGCAGAGATCGTCGAGATGAGGCATTACCTTGAGGCTCTGAAGAGGGTCAGGCCGAGCGTGGAGGAGAGCATGATAAGCTACTACGAGAGGATAAGCGAGCGGTTCAGAGGCGGCGGCAGGGTCGAGTCGAGCTCGCTCATGGGCTACAGGTGA
- a CDS encoding PRC-barrel domain-containing protein, whose protein sequence is MKKIFASDLAGKEIVTVDGIVLGELENITFNLDTGELVDLVVKPDRNLSRVKYRADGRFVRIPFSAVCAIKDYIVVDEGKSILSEQRRD, encoded by the coding sequence ATGAAGAAGATCTTCGCCTCGGATCTCGCCGGCAAGGAGATAGTCACAGTGGATGGCATCGTCCTGGGAGAGCTGGAGAACATAACCTTCAATCTGGATACAGGCGAGCTCGTGGATCTTGTCGTCAAACCCGACCGCAACCTGAGCCGCGTGAAGTACAGAGCAGACGGCAGATTCGTTCGCATACCCTTCAGCGCGGTCTGTGCGATAAAGGATTACATAGTGGTCGATGAGGGGAAGTCGATCCTCTCAGAGCAGAGGCGCGATTAG
- the hemB gene encoding porphobilinogen synthase — protein MRRLRKPGIREMVAETRLSVRDLIMPVFVDERIDEPVPISSMPGQMRQSLKTVAEEAGRIEDLGIPAVILFGIPSSKDDTGSGAYDREGVIQKAVRRIKESTDLAVITDLCLCEYTSHGHCGVVRGQEIINDETLPILGRTAVSQAEAGADIVAPSGMMDHMVRAIRSALDDAGYSDVAILSYAAKYASHFYGPFREAAESGFAFGDRRSYQMDPANANEALWEVQLDIEEGADMVMVKPAMPYLDILRMVKDTFRMPTAAYQVSGEYSMIMAAAERNWIDRDGAMLEALTSIKRAGADMIITYYAKEFASRFA, from the coding sequence ATGAGGCGCTTGAGAAAGCCCGGCATCAGGGAGATGGTCGCAGAGACAAGGCTCTCCGTCAGGGATCTCATAATGCCGGTATTTGTGGATGAGCGCATCGATGAGCCTGTTCCGATAAGCTCAATGCCAGGACAGATGCGGCAGAGCCTGAAGACGGTGGCAGAGGAGGCTGGACGCATCGAGGATCTCGGCATCCCGGCGGTGATACTCTTCGGGATACCGTCCAGTAAGGATGATACAGGATCCGGAGCTTATGATCGTGAGGGTGTTATACAGAAAGCCGTGAGGCGCATCAAGGAGTCCACAGATCTTGCTGTCATAACAGACCTCTGCCTCTGCGAGTACACCAGCCACGGCCACTGCGGCGTGGTTCGCGGTCAGGAGATAATTAACGATGAGACGCTTCCCATCCTCGGAAGAACGGCCGTGAGCCAGGCAGAGGCCGGCGCTGATATCGTCGCTCCGAGCGGGATGATGGATCACATGGTGAGAGCTATAAGATCTGCTCTCGATGATGCTGGATATAGCGATGTCGCGATCCTCTCATACGCTGCAAAATACGCATCACACTTCTACGGACCGTTCAGAGAGGCGGCCGAGTCCGGATTCGCGTTCGGGGATCGCCGGAGCTACCAGATGGACCCGGCAAATGCGAACGAGGCCCTCTGGGAGGTCCAGCTCGATATAGAGGAGGGCGCTGATATGGTCATGGTCAAGCCTGCGATGCCGTATCTGGACATACTCCGGATGGTCAAGGACACGTTCAGGATGCCGACTGCCGCTTACCAGGTCAGCGGGGAGTACAGCATGATCATGGCAGCTGCAGAGAGGAACTGGATTGATAGAGATGGAGCGATGCTGGAGGCGCTGACGTCCATAAAAAGAGCGGGCGCTGATATGATAATCACCTACTACGCCAAGGAGTTTGCATCCAGATTCGCGTAG
- the hemA gene encoding glutamyl-tRNA reductase: MSRITSMLVTHKKASISEIENAWHGDVEALLKWVSSHDTVEECAVLKTCNRVEIYVVSPRGEKVLFEIAKKARVSSRIIDIHDHDESLLHLLRLASGLESMIIGEDQILGQMKELYRIAKSLGYTGWVLDTAFKKAIQVGKRVRKETAINERSVSVGSAAVDLAEQILGSLEGKSVLVIGAGETGELISKALVSKNIGALYVTNRTFGTALSLAASLGGTAVPYEEMKRKIRDADVVISATSAPHYILLKEDIERAMEGRKNKLLIIDIANPRDVDEAVREIEGVELHNIDSLKQISDENMRLRMKEIEKVEAIIEEELELLRAKYKRKEAEELLARIYSEAEKIKEQEVRRAMNKLSAYHTLGEIEQKVLMDMSHSIVNKIFAEPTKALKAAAERGDTEMLRYAADLFRLNQEGSD, translated from the coding sequence ATGAGCAGGATAACCTCGATGCTGGTGACTCACAAGAAGGCCTCGATAAGTGAGATCGAGAATGCGTGGCATGGCGATGTCGAGGCTCTCCTGAAGTGGGTCTCCTCGCATGACACCGTCGAGGAGTGCGCGGTCCTCAAGACGTGCAACCGCGTCGAGATATACGTGGTCTCCCCCCGCGGTGAGAAGGTCCTCTTCGAGATAGCAAAGAAGGCCCGGGTCTCCTCCAGGATAATAGACATCCATGACCATGACGAGTCGCTTCTCCACCTTCTCAGGCTCGCCTCAGGCCTGGAGTCCATGATAATAGGAGAGGACCAGATACTCGGCCAGATGAAGGAGCTCTACAGGATCGCGAAGAGCCTCGGATACACAGGCTGGGTCCTGGATACCGCATTCAAGAAGGCCATCCAGGTTGGAAAGCGCGTCCGGAAGGAGACCGCCATCAACGAGCGCTCTGTCTCCGTTGGATCTGCAGCTGTCGATCTCGCCGAGCAGATACTTGGGAGTCTTGAGGGAAAATCTGTACTGGTAATAGGCGCAGGCGAGACCGGGGAGCTGATATCGAAAGCACTGGTATCAAAGAACATAGGCGCCCTCTATGTGACAAACCGCACATTCGGAACTGCGCTCTCCCTTGCCGCATCTCTCGGGGGCACAGCTGTGCCATATGAGGAGATGAAGAGAAAGATAAGGGATGCGGATGTTGTGATAAGCGCGACCTCGGCGCCCCACTACATACTTCTCAAGGAGGATATCGAGCGCGCGATGGAGGGCCGGAAGAACAAGCTTCTGATCATAGACATTGCAAATCCCAGGGATGTGGATGAGGCGGTGCGCGAGATCGAGGGGGTGGAGCTTCACAATATAGACAGCCTGAAGCAGATAAGTGACGAGAACATGCGGCTGAGGATGAAGGAGATCGAGAAGGTCGAGGCAATAATAGAGGAGGAGCTCGAGCTTCTCAGGGCCAAGTACAAGAGAAAGGAGGCCGAGGAGCTGCTTGCGAGGATCTACTCAGAGGCTGAGAAGATAAAGGAGCAGGAGGTCAGGAGGGCGATGAACAAGCTCAGCGCCTATCACACCCTGGGGGAGATAGAGCAGAAGGTTCTCATGGACATGAGCCACTCGATTGTAAACAAGATATTCGCAGAGCCGACAAAGGCCCTGAAAGCCGCTGCTGAGAGGGGCGACACCGAGATGCTCAGGTATGCTGCGGATCTCTTCAGGCTGAACCAGGAGGGATCTGATTGA
- a CDS encoding bifunctional precorrin-2 dehydrogenase/sirohydrochlorin ferrochelatase, producing MSRSHVPLLIDLKGRRVVIFGGGGVAARKARLFSHGDLLVVSREFSPAVLRMASEGLLKILKADLMSEDGLEIAVRALDGAFIAVPATSNQALNAALEDIARRKGVLVNSVDREGEVVVPSIIEKGSVVLAISTGIPALSRYIRMRLERDVELYALMADLLSSIREDLKKNVEPQSRRRDLLWSVVSDKSIWSCLENGDIAGAHEKAYMRVRENLTPDEQDNLDAGDSQEGLDK from the coding sequence ATGAGCAGAAGCCACGTTCCTCTTTTGATAGACCTGAAGGGAAGGCGCGTTGTCATATTCGGCGGTGGGGGTGTGGCAGCGCGCAAGGCCAGGCTTTTCTCCCACGGTGATCTCTTGGTTGTGAGCAGGGAATTCTCTCCGGCTGTTCTCAGAATGGCATCTGAGGGATTGCTTAAGATCTTGAAGGCGGACCTCATGAGCGAGGATGGTCTTGAGATTGCGGTGAGAGCTCTGGATGGGGCGTTCATCGCGGTGCCTGCAACAAGCAATCAGGCGCTGAATGCAGCTCTGGAGGATATCGCGCGCAGAAAGGGTGTGCTCGTGAACAGCGTCGACAGGGAGGGGGAGGTCGTGGTGCCATCCATCATAGAAAAGGGATCCGTTGTCCTCGCGATATCAACGGGGATACCGGCGCTCTCGAGGTACATCCGCATGAGGCTGGAGCGTGATGTGGAGCTGTACGCTCTGATGGCAGATCTACTGAGCAGTATAAGAGAAGATCTGAAAAAGAACGTGGAGCCGCAGAGCAGGAGGCGGGATCTGCTCTGGTCTGTGGTCTCCGATAAATCCATATGGTCATGCCTGGAGAATGGCGATATCGCAGGAGCCCATGAAAAGGCCTATATGAGAGTCCGGGAGAATCTCACGCCAGATGAGCAGGATAACCTCGATGCTGGTGACTCACAAGAAGGCCTCGATAAGTGA
- the ahbB gene encoding siroheme decarboxylase subunit beta → MYEDMDPTDLALLRAAQDGIPIVPHPFRELGERLGLDEGTVISRLRALRESGVVRRFAATIGHRALGIVANAMIVWRVEGDIERIGGIMASFEEVTHCYQRATCEEWPYNLYTVVHSRSREECEKIASRISEATGVKEYRVLFSEREYKKTSARI, encoded by the coding sequence ATGTACGAGGATATGGATCCGACGGATCTCGCGCTGCTCAGGGCAGCTCAGGATGGGATACCAATCGTTCCCCATCCTTTCAGAGAGCTCGGAGAGAGGCTCGGGCTTGATGAGGGGACTGTGATATCAAGGCTCAGAGCTCTCCGCGAATCCGGGGTTGTGAGAAGGTTCGCGGCCACGATAGGGCACAGGGCTCTCGGGATTGTCGCTAACGCGATGATCGTCTGGAGGGTCGAGGGTGATATCGAGAGGATTGGAGGCATAATGGCCTCCTTCGAGGAGGTCACACACTGCTACCAGAGGGCTACATGCGAGGAGTGGCCATACAACCTATACACGGTCGTGCATTCAAGAAGCAGGGAGGAGTGCGAGAAGATCGCATCCAGAATATCTGAAGCCACCGGCGTGAAGGAGTACAGAGTACTCTTCAGCGAGAGGGAGTACAAGAAGACGAGCGCGAGGATATGA
- a CDS encoding NosD domain-containing protein, whose amino-acid sequence MSLWRSALIVVLMVVIVSASSARTLVVDQGKTGAIRSVNAALANAQDGDEILVMQGYYRESVEVNKLVSIKGYGATIDGMGRTTFRMISHGSSISNLTILGSGREPAVVIEGYAYVTGCSIKNSSTGIAAYRGVVSNNTISATAYGIRLNGSAIVEENTISGPLGAGIEVRCNDSTIIGNTVTSAGNAIDVAGHNNSIVSNNLSKSNIGIRLKSAKSNMIMNNTCESNRIAGVYLEDSRNNSISSNMLLRNGNGLLMKSSSGNSIIGNIVERNEYGISMKGSGGNMLRENLLVSNRYNLRIEAGNLGDLRLISDPRARMDDNSFNQSIDESNRIDGRPVLYLVGARNISIDKRYGFVGLIDCENITVRNQSISNSSAAIMLVGVVSSRISDCRLTRSEIGLSILDSGDCMVENTTAEACGIGFWFGRSQDILMRSSAALDCTESGFRLEGDRRSRITDSRAENCTAGMHLLDALSSEIARSRILSNREDGIRLVRSHRSTVNENEVTGNSNGIAISGSNQCVLAMNNASGNAIGIRIEQLSGGSAADNTALRNREGIFVNGVRGFQFIGNSISMNERFGMRMGSSSGCNITDNRFVGNGMVGLSLTDCNDNRIYHNSFIDNGSMFGQNAVDNGSNLWDMGPEIGGNYWSDHQVRGNPGDSPRTVPSRGVDRYPFERDSGWRSSALP is encoded by the coding sequence GTGAGCCTGTGGAGATCTGCACTGATCGTGGTTCTGATGGTCGTAATAGTATCAGCCTCCAGCGCGAGGACTCTTGTTGTAGACCAGGGGAAGACCGGCGCGATCAGAAGCGTGAACGCGGCGCTCGCAAATGCGCAGGATGGAGATGAGATACTCGTCATGCAGGGTTACTACAGGGAGAGCGTGGAGGTCAACAAGCTGGTATCCATAAAGGGATACGGCGCCACCATCGACGGCATGGGCCGGACGACCTTCAGGATGATATCCCACGGAAGCAGCATATCCAACCTCACGATCCTCGGGAGCGGCAGGGAGCCGGCGGTCGTCATAGAGGGATATGCGTATGTGACCGGCTGCAGCATCAAAAACTCCTCCACAGGAATCGCGGCATACAGAGGGGTGGTATCTAACAACACCATCTCAGCCACTGCATACGGGATCAGGCTGAACGGCTCCGCGATCGTCGAGGAGAACACGATATCAGGACCGCTGGGAGCTGGCATAGAGGTGAGATGCAATGACTCCACGATCATCGGTAACACCGTGACCTCTGCAGGAAATGCGATAGATGTGGCCGGACACAACAACAGCATTGTTTCCAACAACCTCTCCAAATCAAACATAGGCATACGCCTGAAGTCGGCGAAGAGCAACATGATAATGAACAACACATGCGAGAGCAACAGGATAGCCGGGGTTTATCTGGAGGACTCGAGGAACAACAGCATATCCTCGAACATGCTTCTCCGCAACGGCAACGGTCTCCTCATGAAATCATCCTCCGGGAACAGTATAATCGGCAACATCGTGGAGAGGAACGAGTACGGGATATCGATGAAGGGCTCAGGCGGAAACATGCTCAGGGAGAACCTGCTGGTCTCAAACAGATACAACCTCAGAATAGAAGCAGGCAACCTCGGCGACCTCAGGCTCATATCAGATCCAAGGGCCAGAATGGACGACAACTCCTTCAACCAGAGCATTGACGAGTCGAACAGGATAGATGGCAGGCCGGTTCTTTATCTGGTCGGTGCACGCAACATTTCGATAGATAAGAGATACGGCTTCGTGGGTCTCATAGACTGCGAGAACATCACTGTGAGAAACCAGAGCATATCAAACAGCAGCGCAGCCATCATGCTCGTGGGAGTGGTGAGCTCCAGGATCTCTGACTGCAGGCTCACCAGAAGCGAGATAGGCCTGTCGATACTTGATTCAGGAGATTGTATGGTGGAGAACACGACCGCAGAGGCCTGCGGGATCGGCTTCTGGTTCGGTCGCTCGCAGGATATTCTTATGAGAAGCAGCGCTGCGCTGGACTGCACTGAGAGCGGATTCAGGCTCGAGGGCGACAGGAGGTCGAGGATAACAGACTCCCGGGCGGAGAACTGCACTGCCGGGATGCATCTCCTCGATGCCCTGTCCTCAGAGATCGCTCGTTCCAGAATTTTGTCGAACAGAGAGGATGGGATAAGACTTGTGAGATCGCACAGATCAACGGTGAATGAGAATGAGGTGACAGGAAACAGCAACGGTATAGCTATCTCTGGCTCGAACCAGTGCGTCCTCGCGATGAACAACGCGAGCGGCAACGCCATAGGGATAAGAATCGAGCAGCTATCTGGAGGATCTGCCGCTGATAACACCGCTCTCCGGAACAGGGAGGGGATATTCGTGAACGGCGTGCGTGGGTTCCAGTTCATCGGCAACAGCATCAGCATGAACGAGAGATTCGGCATGCGAATGGGAAGCAGCTCAGGGTGCAACATAACCGATAACAGGTTCGTGGGCAACGGCATGGTCGGCCTGAGCCTGACCGACTGCAACGACAACAGAATTTACCACAACAGCTTCATCGATAACGGTTCCATGTTCGGACAGAACGCAGTGGACAACGGGAGCAACCTCTGGGACATGGGGCCGGAGATCGGAGGAAATTACTGGTCGGATCACCAGGTGAGAGGTAACCCCGGAGACTCTCCGAGGACCGTGCCATCGAGGGGCGTGGACCGCTACCCGTTCGAGAGGGACAGCGGATGGAGGTCATCCGCTCTGCCCTGA